CTTAGCGAACAATGAACAATAAAAAAGGGAGAATGCGTTGGCATTCTCCCTTTTTAATAACGATTGATCACGCTTCGATTGCTAGAAGTACTAACTGTTTATAAGTACTACCTGTTTATAAGTACTAACTGGTTAGAAGTGCTATCGGTTTAGAAGTGCTAATCGACGGCAAGAACTAAACGGCCAGAAGCGCGAATCGAATTAGTCTTCTAGGTCACCACAAAAGCGGTAGCCTTCACCGTGAATCGTCGCGATGATTTCTGGTGTACCAGAAACAGATTCAAAGTGCTTACGAATACGACGGATTGTTACGTCTACAGTACGATCGTGTGGCTTAAGCTCACGCCCAGTCATCTTCTTAAGAAGGTCTGCTCGTGTTTGGATCTTACCTGGGTTCTCACAGAAGTGAAGCAGAGCACGGAACTCTGAACGAGGTAGCTTGTAGCCTTCGCCATCTGGGCTAACCAGAGAACGACTGTTGATATCTAGTACCCAACCATTGAACTCGTACTTCTCAACGCTACGCTTTTCTTCTTGAACAGAGCTTGTGCTCATTGAACGGTTCAGAAGGTTGCGTGCACGGATAGTCAGCTCACGAGGGTTGAAAGGCTTTGTGATGTAGTCATCTGCGCCGATCTCTAGGCCAAGGATCTTATCAACTTCATTATCACGACCTGTTAAGAACATAAGCGCTACATTTGCTTGCTCACGCAGTTCACGAGCAAGTAGTAGGCCATTCTTACCTGGAAGGTTGATGTCCATAATTACAAGGTTAACTTGGTTGTCAGATAGCACTTGGTGCATCTCTTCACCGTCGCTAGCCTCAAAAACAGCATATCCCTCTGCTTCAAAAATACTCTTTAGAGTGTTACGAGTTACTTGCTCATCTTCAACGATAAGAATCTGCGGGGTTTGCATTTGGCGGTACCTAAATTTGTGACGAAACTGTGCTAATAGAATAAATTCTAGGCAAAACATAACATACAGGTAATGTATTTTTGATGATAACTTAAAGTTTTCAAAAAAACACTTACTTCCAGCTATCTGCCTTCCTTGAAGTATTGCCCAATAACGTAGATCCAGTACGCCTTTCAATCATTCTTTTAGTGATTTAAGAGGATTCTATAATGTTAACAGCATGCTAACAACGCGAGAATGTTAATTCCATTCACTTTGTTGATTTACATCAATTGCCGTATCGCAACAAACTTTAATAGTATGGCTACAACTTAACCAATGTTATGGTGACTATTTAGCACCAAAATAAGAATGATTATTCGAGATGTTTCTCACATCTTGCTTGCTAAAGACCGGACTATGAACCAAGGAAGCTGAAAGCTATCCTTAGAGTCTAGTAGATAAATATGCTCAATCAACTTTTATTTCGTATTAAATTGGGCATAGAACAATGAAAACAAAGGATTAATTTTAATAATATATAAAAGCA
Above is a window of Vibrio atlanticus DNA encoding:
- the arcA gene encoding two-component system response regulator ArcA — its product is MQTPQILIVEDEQVTRNTLKSIFEAEGYAVFEASDGEEMHQVLSDNQVNLVIMDINLPGKNGLLLARELREQANVALMFLTGRDNEVDKILGLEIGADDYITKPFNPRELTIRARNLLNRSMSTSSVQEEKRSVEKYEFNGWVLDINSRSLVSPDGEGYKLPRSEFRALLHFCENPGKIQTRADLLKKMTGRELKPHDRTVDVTIRRIRKHFESVSGTPEIIATIHGEGYRFCGDLED